The following are encoded together in the Serratia sp. UGAL515B_01 genome:
- a CDS encoding lysine decarboxylase LdcC, producing MNIIAIMSTTGVYYKDEPIRELHDALASMGFQLVYPKNSGDLLKLIEHNARICGVIFDWDDYSLELCSEINDLNEYLPLYAFINTHSTFDVNLHEMRMVLYFFEYGLNAADDIAQRIRQYTDEYIDTITPPLTKALFTYVKEGKYTFCTPGHMAGTAFQKSPVGCLFYDFFGANTLKADISISVTELGSLLDHTGPHLEAEEYIARTFNAEQSYLVTNGTSTANKIVGMYSSPAGSTVLIDRNCHKSLCHLLMMCDIVPIYLRPLRNAYGILGGIPQNEFTRDSIAKRVAETANASWPIHAVITNSTYDGLLYNTDYIKQTLDVASIHFDSAWVPYTNFHPIYEGKSGMSGDRIAGKVIYETQSTHKLLAAFSQASMIHIKGDYDENTFNEAYMMHTTTSPHYGIVASMETTAAMLRGNSGRRMIHRSVERALHFRREMQRLRDESDSWFFDIWQPEVIDEATCWPLDPDDNWHGFGHTDSNHMYLDPIKVTILTPGMNELGELERSGIPAALVAKYLDERGIVVEKTGPYNLLFLFSIGIDKTKAMSLLRGLIDFKRAYDLNLRVKNMLPDLYAEDPDFYRNMRIQDLAAGIHQLIAQHDLPRLMLRAFDVLPEMKLTPYEMFQQQVRGNVETCEIGQLIGKVAANMILPYPPGVPLVMPGEMITEESRAVLDFLSMLCSIGERYPGFETDIHGAKLTEDGRYLVKVLKVSDV from the coding sequence ATGAATATTATTGCGATCATGAGCACGACAGGTGTTTATTATAAAGACGAACCTATCCGCGAACTCCACGACGCACTAGCCTCAATGGGCTTTCAACTGGTATATCCGAAAAACAGTGGTGATCTGCTGAAGCTGATTGAGCACAATGCGCGTATCTGTGGGGTAATTTTCGACTGGGATGATTACAGTCTTGAATTATGCAGCGAAATTAACGATCTCAATGAGTATCTCCCTTTATATGCGTTCATCAATACGCATTCCACATTTGATGTAAATCTGCATGAAATGCGAATGGTGTTGTATTTCTTTGAGTATGGTCTTAATGCTGCTGATGATATTGCCCAACGGATTAGGCAGTATACTGATGAATACATTGATACCATCACTCCTCCGCTGACCAAAGCATTGTTCACCTACGTGAAAGAGGGAAAATACACGTTTTGCACGCCAGGCCATATGGCTGGCACCGCGTTCCAGAAAAGCCCGGTGGGTTGTCTATTCTATGATTTCTTTGGTGCCAACACCTTAAAGGCAGATATCTCGATTTCGGTGACCGAATTAGGTTCACTGCTTGACCACACGGGGCCACATTTGGAAGCGGAAGAATACATTGCCCGCACGTTTAACGCAGAGCAGAGTTATTTGGTCACTAACGGGACTTCAACAGCCAATAAGATTGTCGGTATGTATTCATCCCCCGCAGGAAGTACGGTGCTGATAGATCGCAATTGCCATAAATCCCTGTGTCATCTGCTCATGATGTGTGACATTGTTCCGATCTATCTACGCCCGCTGCGTAATGCTTACGGTATTCTAGGGGGGATCCCTCAAAACGAATTTACCCGCGATAGCATTGCTAAACGCGTAGCGGAAACCGCTAATGCCAGTTGGCCGATTCATGCGGTGATCACCAATTCAACTTACGATGGTCTGTTATATAACACTGATTACATCAAACAGACGCTTGATGTCGCATCAATTCATTTTGATTCCGCCTGGGTGCCTTACACCAATTTTCATCCGATTTATGAGGGGAAAAGTGGCATGAGTGGCGATCGCATTGCGGGCAAAGTGATCTACGAAACGCAGTCGACACATAAATTGTTGGCAGCATTCTCACAGGCTTCGATGATCCACATAAAGGGTGATTACGATGAAAACACCTTCAATGAAGCCTATATGATGCATACCACCACCTCACCGCATTATGGCATTGTTGCTTCTATGGAAACGACAGCAGCGATGCTGCGTGGTAATTCCGGGCGGCGCATGATCCACCGCTCGGTAGAGCGTGCATTGCATTTTCGCCGTGAAATGCAGCGTTTGCGTGATGAAAGTGACAGCTGGTTTTTCGATATCTGGCAACCGGAGGTCATTGATGAGGCAACGTGTTGGCCTCTGGACCCAGATGATAACTGGCATGGTTTTGGCCATACCGATAGCAACCATATGTATCTAGACCCGATAAAGGTTACGATATTGACGCCGGGTATGAACGAGCTGGGAGAATTAGAGCGTTCAGGTATTCCCGCTGCATTGGTGGCTAAGTACCTGGATGAACGCGGGATCGTGGTGGAAAAAACCGGTCCATATAATCTGTTGTTCCTATTCAGTATAGGGATAGATAAGACGAAGGCGATGAGTCTGTTGCGTGGCCTCATTGATTTCAAACGCGCGTACGATCTCAATCTGCGGGTAAAAAATATGCTGCCGGATTTGTACGCTGAGGATCCGGATTTTTATCGTAATATGCGCATTCAGGACCTTGCTGCCGGGATCCATCAGTTGATCGCCCAGCACGATCTGCCGCGCTTGATGTTACGTGCGTTTGATGTATTGCCAGAAATGAAGCTTACCCCCTATGAAATGTTTCAACAGCAGGTACGCGGTAATGTTGAAACCTGCGAGATTGGTCAACTGATTGGTAAAGTTGCCGCAAATATGATCCTGCCTTATCCACCAGGAGTGCCGCTGGTGATGCCAGGTGAAATGATCACCGAAGAGAGCCGTGCCGTACTTGATTTTCTGTCGATGCTTTGTTCCATTGGTGAACGTTATCCTGGTTTCGAAACCGATATTCATGGTGCAAAACTGACTGAGGATGGACGTTATCTGGTAAAGGTGTTGAAAGTATCAGACGTTTGA
- the accA gene encoding acetyl-CoA carboxylase carboxyl transferase subunit alpha, translated as MSLNFLDFEQPIAELEAKIDSLTAVSRQDEKLDINLDEEVRRLREKSVELTRKIFSDLGAWQIAQLARHPRRPYTLDYIKYIFTDFEELAGDRAYADDKAIVGGIARLDGRPVMIIGHQKGRETKEKIRRNFGMPAPEGYRKALRLMEMASRFKMPLITFIDTPGAYPGVGAEERGQSEAIARNLREMSRLNIPVICTVIGEGGSGGALAIGVGDKVNMLQYSTYSVISPEGCASILWKSADKAPIAAEAMGITAPRLKELKLIDSVIPEPLGSAHRDVPVMAASLKAQLLVDLAELDAMSNEELLNRRYQRLMNYGYC; from the coding sequence ATGAGTCTGAATTTTCTTGATTTTGAACAGCCGATTGCAGAGCTAGAAGCGAAAATTGATTCGCTGACCGCAGTTAGCCGTCAAGACGAAAAATTAGATATTAATCTGGACGAAGAGGTTCGGCGCCTGCGTGAAAAAAGCGTTGAGCTGACGCGCAAGATTTTTTCCGATCTTGGGGCTTGGCAGATTGCCCAATTGGCACGCCACCCACGCCGTCCTTATACCCTGGATTATATCAAATATATCTTTACCGACTTTGAAGAACTGGCTGGCGATCGCGCCTATGCTGATGACAAAGCCATTGTCGGAGGTATTGCGCGCCTTGATGGCCGTCCGGTGATGATCATCGGCCATCAGAAAGGTCGTGAAACCAAAGAGAAAATCCGTCGCAATTTTGGTATGCCTGCGCCAGAAGGTTACCGCAAAGCGCTGCGTCTGATGGAAATGGCATCACGTTTTAAAATGCCTCTTATTACTTTCATTGACACACCTGGTGCTTACCCTGGTGTTGGTGCTGAAGAACGTGGTCAGTCTGAAGCGATAGCTCGTAACCTCCGTGAAATGTCTCGCTTGAATATTCCGGTGATCTGCACCGTGATCGGTGAAGGCGGCTCCGGCGGTGCATTGGCGATTGGCGTGGGCGATAAAGTGAATATGTTGCAATACAGCACCTATTCGGTTATTTCGCCGGAAGGTTGCGCCTCGATCTTGTGGAAAAGTGCCGACAAGGCGCCGATTGCCGCAGAAGCAATGGGCATCACAGCACCGCGTTTGAAAGAGCTGAAGCTGATCGATTCTGTCATCCCTGAACCTCTGGGCTCTGCGCACCGCGATGTACCGGTGATGGCTGCTTCGTTGAAGGCGCAACTGTTGGTGGATCTGGCAGAATTGGATGCGATGAGTAATGAAGAGTTGCTCAACCGCCGTTATCAGCGCCTGATGAACTACGGTTACTGCTGA
- the dnaE gene encoding DNA polymerase III subunit alpha codes for MAEPRFIHLRVHSDYSMVDGLAKVGPLVKRAAALGMPALAITDFTNLCGLVKFYGSAHGAGIKPIIGADFNVQSEVLGDELAQLTILAANNDGYQNLTLLISKAYQRGYGAAGPIIDRDWLIEHRAGLILLSGGRMGDVGKFLLRGNQVQAEQCLAFYQEYFQDNYYLELTRTGRADEDNYLHAAVALATELRLPVVATNDVRFLEEDDFDAHEIRVAIHDGFTLDDPKRPRNYSPQQYMRSEDEMCGLFSDIPEALINSVEIAKRCNVTIRLGEYFLPQFPTGDMTTEDFLVAKSKEGLEERLEFLFPDPEVRAQRRPEYDERLDVELKVINQMGFPGYFLIVMEFIQWSKDNNVPVGPGRGSGAGSLVAYALKITDLDPLEFDLLFERFLNPERVSMPDFDVDFCMEKRDLVIEHVADMYGREAVSQIITFGTMAAKAVIRDVGRVLGHPYGFVDRISKLVPPDPGMTLEKAFAAEPQLPEIYEADEEVKALIDMARKLEGVTRNAGKHAGGVVIAPTKITDFAPLYCDAEGNHPVTQFDKNDVEYAGLVKFDFLGLRTLTIIDWALAMINARRAKSGLEPIDIAAIPLDDKKSFDMLQRSETTAVFQLESRGMKDLIKRLKPDCFEDMIALVALFRPGPLQSGMVDNFIDRKHGREEISYPDIQWQHESLKPVLEPTYGIILYQEQVMQIAQVLAGYTLGGADMLRRAMGKKNPVEMAKQRGGFEDGAKARGIDGELSVKIFDLVEKFAGYGFNKSHSAAYALVSYQTLWLKAHYPAEFMAAVMTADMDNTDKVVGLVDECWRMGLKILPPDINSGQYHFHVNDEGEIVYGIGAIKGVGEGPIEAIIEARNAGEQGYFKDLFDLCARSDIKKLNRRILEKLIMSGAFDRLGPHRAALMNSLGDALKAADQHAKAEAIGQADMFGVLAEAPEQVEQSYANVPPWQEQVVLDGERETLGLYLTGHPITQYLKEIERYAAGQRLKDMHPTERGKMTTAVGLVVSSKVMMTKRGNRIGICSLDDRSGRLDVMLFTDALEKYQHLLEKDRILIATGQVSFDDFNGGLKMTARELMDISEAREKYARGLAISLTDRQIDDQLLNRLRQSLEPHRSGTIPVHLYYQREDARARLRFGATWRVTPTDRLLIDLRTLVGNEQVELEFD; via the coding sequence TATGCCTGCTTTGGCAATCACCGATTTCACCAACCTGTGTGGCTTGGTAAAATTCTATGGCAGTGCACATGGAGCAGGGATTAAGCCGATTATCGGTGCTGATTTCAATGTGCAAAGCGAAGTATTGGGTGATGAGCTTGCGCAACTGACCATACTGGCTGCTAATAATGACGGTTATCAAAATCTTACCTTACTGATCTCAAAGGCTTATCAACGTGGTTATGGTGCTGCAGGGCCGATTATAGACCGTGATTGGTTGATTGAACACCGAGCTGGGTTGATCCTGCTTTCTGGTGGTCGGATGGGGGATGTCGGTAAGTTTTTGCTACGCGGTAATCAGGTTCAAGCAGAACAATGCCTTGCGTTTTATCAGGAGTACTTTCAAGACAATTATTACCTCGAATTGACCCGCACCGGTCGTGCAGACGAAGATAATTATCTGCATGCAGCCGTTGCGCTAGCAACCGAACTTAGGTTACCTGTGGTTGCGACCAATGATGTACGTTTCTTGGAAGAAGATGATTTTGACGCCCATGAGATCCGTGTCGCGATTCATGATGGTTTTACACTCGACGATCCGAAACGCCCACGAAATTACAGCCCACAGCAGTACATGCGTAGCGAAGATGAGATGTGCGGGCTGTTTTCTGACATCCCTGAGGCACTGATCAATAGTGTTGAAATTGCTAAACGTTGTAATGTGACTATTCGCCTTGGTGAATACTTCCTGCCTCAATTCCCCACCGGCGATATGACTACTGAAGATTTCCTGGTGGCCAAATCTAAAGAGGGATTGGAAGAACGTCTTGAATTCCTGTTCCCAGACCCTGAAGTTCGTGCCCAGCGTCGTCCTGAATATGACGAGCGTCTGGACGTTGAACTTAAAGTGATCAACCAGATGGGATTCCCGGGTTACTTCTTGATCGTAATGGAGTTCATTCAGTGGTCGAAAGATAACAACGTCCCTGTTGGACCGGGACGAGGTTCAGGTGCCGGTTCATTGGTCGCGTATGCGCTGAAAATTACCGATCTTGACCCACTGGAGTTTGACCTGCTGTTCGAACGCTTCCTAAACCCGGAACGTGTCTCGATGCCTGATTTTGACGTCGATTTTTGTATGGAGAAACGCGACCTGGTAATCGAACACGTGGCGGATATGTATGGCCGCGAAGCGGTATCGCAGATCATCACTTTCGGCACCATGGCGGCGAAAGCGGTTATTCGCGACGTGGGTCGTGTTCTGGGGCATCCTTATGGTTTCGTTGACCGTATTTCCAAACTGGTGCCGCCCGATCCCGGCATGACGCTGGAAAAGGCCTTTGCCGCCGAACCGCAACTGCCGGAAATTTATGAGGCTGACGAGGAAGTTAAAGCGCTGATCGACATGGCGCGTAAGCTTGAAGGCGTAACGCGTAACGCCGGGAAGCATGCTGGGGGTGTGGTGATTGCACCAACCAAGATCACTGACTTTGCGCCGCTCTATTGCGATGCTGAAGGCAACCACCCGGTAACCCAGTTTGATAAGAATGACGTTGAATATGCTGGGCTGGTGAAGTTTGACTTCTTGGGCCTGCGAACGCTGACCATTATTGATTGGGCACTGGCGATGATTAATGCCCGCCGTGCCAAGAGTGGTTTGGAGCCGATCGATATTGCGGCAATTCCACTCGATGACAAGAAAAGTTTCGACATGCTGCAGCGCTCAGAAACCACAGCGGTGTTCCAGCTTGAATCACGCGGCATGAAAGATCTGATCAAACGGCTGAAACCTGACTGCTTCGAGGATATGATCGCATTGGTGGCTTTGTTCCGCCCGGGCCCACTGCAGTCTGGTATGGTGGATAACTTTATTGACCGCAAGCACGGGCGTGAAGAGATCTCCTACCCTGATATCCAATGGCAGCATGAGTCGCTGAAACCGGTATTAGAACCAACTTACGGTATTATCCTGTATCAAGAACAGGTGATGCAGATCGCCCAAGTACTCGCAGGTTATACCTTGGGAGGCGCGGATATGTTGCGCCGTGCGATGGGGAAAAAGAACCCAGTCGAGATGGCTAAACAACGTGGTGGTTTTGAAGATGGGGCCAAGGCACGCGGTATTGATGGTGAACTGTCGGTAAAAATCTTTGATCTGGTAGAGAAGTTCGCTGGATACGGTTTTAACAAATCACACTCAGCAGCTTATGCGCTGGTGTCATATCAGACGCTCTGGCTGAAAGCGCACTACCCGGCAGAATTTATGGCCGCAGTGATGACTGCCGATATGGATAACACTGATAAGGTGGTTGGGTTAGTTGACGAATGTTGGCGCATGGGCCTGAAAATACTGCCGCCGGATATCAACAGTGGGCAGTACCATTTCCACGTGAATGATGAAGGTGAAATTGTCTACGGTATTGGGGCAATCAAAGGTGTTGGGGAAGGGCCGATTGAAGCCATTATCGAGGCTCGCAATGCCGGAGAACAAGGATACTTCAAAGATCTGTTTGACCTATGCGCACGTTCTGATATCAAAAAACTGAATCGTCGCATACTGGAAAAGCTGATCATGTCCGGGGCATTTGATCGCTTGGGGCCGCACCGTGCTGCGCTGATGAACTCCCTGGGCGATGCGCTTAAAGCGGCGGATCAGCACGCCAAGGCTGAAGCGATTGGGCAGGCGGATATGTTCGGGGTATTGGCTGAAGCCCCCGAACAGGTAGAACAGTCTTATGCTAATGTTCCCCCTTGGCAGGAGCAAGTGGTACTGGATGGGGAACGTGAAACGCTAGGGCTGTATCTCACTGGCCACCCAATTACCCAGTATCTCAAGGAAATTGAACGCTACGCCGCTGGCCAGCGTTTGAAAGATATGCACCCGACGGAACGGGGAAAAATGACTACTGCCGTAGGACTGGTAGTTTCTTCGAAAGTTATGATGACCAAACGGGGTAATCGTATCGGTATTTGCTCGCTGGATGACCGTTCCGGCCGTCTGGACGTTATGCTTTTCACCGATGCTTTGGAAAAATATCAGCATTTATTGGAAAAAGACCGTATCCTGATTGCCACTGGACAGGTAAGCTTTGATGATTTTAACGGTGGGCTTAAAATGACGGCCCGCGAATTAATGGATATCAGTGAAGCTCGTGAAAAATACGCTCGTGGGCTTGCTATCTCGCTGACGGACAGGCAAATTGATGACCAGCTTTTGAACCGTCTCCGTCAGTCTTTGGAACCCCATCGCTCGGGGACGATTCCAGTGCATCTCTACTATCAACGGGAAGATGCACGGGCAAGATTGCGCTTTGGTGCAACTTGGCGTGTAACACCGACTGACCGTTTGTTGATAGACTTGCGGACCCTGGTAGGTAATGAGCAGGTGGAACTGGAATTTGACTAA